In the genome of Massilibacillus massiliensis, one region contains:
- a CDS encoding 2-hydroxyacid dehydrogenase, with translation MKLLAIGDLLLSAELIQKGFKSFADRGITVETIDWRQDSYEELQQINLQVETNGSEVYDVPDEIIAAVQDADIIITQFCPISRKVIDACKNLKAIGILRSGYENVNVDYATEKRIVVYHTPGRNATAVADFTVGMLICECRNIAKSHMNIKQGYWVRDYTNAATVPDLSEKTVGIIGLGQVGQKVAKRLHGFEMHILGYDPYVKEVPTYIKLASLEEVAENADFLTVHMRLHKETERMIDAAFLRQVKPGAYFINTARSGLVDEQALYEALQSKRLTGAALDVFDVEPPPKDYPLLTLPNVTATPHLAGGTVDAFLNSPKLLAKEMLHYLDGTTSRFHINHV, from the coding sequence ATGAAGCTTTTGGCAATTGGAGATCTGCTGCTGTCAGCAGAGTTGATTCAAAAAGGATTTAAAAGTTTTGCCGATAGAGGTATTACGGTAGAGACGATAGATTGGCGGCAAGATTCTTATGAAGAATTGCAGCAGATTAATTTACAAGTGGAGACGAACGGCAGTGAAGTTTATGATGTGCCGGATGAAATCATTGCCGCAGTGCAAGACGCAGATATCATTATCACACAATTTTGCCCGATTTCACGCAAGGTCATCGATGCTTGTAAAAATCTGAAAGCGATCGGCATTTTACGGAGCGGCTATGAAAATGTCAATGTCGACTATGCAACGGAAAAAAGGATCGTTGTGTATCATACGCCGGGAAGAAATGCAACGGCAGTTGCAGATTTTACTGTGGGTATGTTGATCTGTGAATGCCGCAATATCGCTAAAAGCCATATGAATATCAAGCAGGGATACTGGGTAAGGGATTATACAAATGCAGCAACTGTGCCGGATCTGAGTGAAAAGACTGTAGGTATCATTGGGTTAGGCCAGGTGGGACAAAAAGTGGCAAAGCGGCTGCATGGATTTGAAATGCATATTTTGGGATATGACCCCTATGTCAAAGAAGTTCCCACTTATATTAAATTGGCATCGCTAGAGGAAGTTGCTGAAAATGCTGATTTTTTGACGGTGCATATGCGACTGCATAAAGAGACGGAACGGATGATTGATGCTGCATTTTTACGGCAGGTCAAGCCAGGGGCATATTTTATTAACACGGCGCGTTCCGGGCTTGTAGATGAACAGGCGTTATATGAAGCTTTACAGTCTAAGCGATTGACTGGCGCAGCACTTGATGTGTTTGATGTGGAACCACCGCCAAAAGATTATCCGTTGTTAACTTTGCCGAATGTCACGGCAACGCCGCATTTGGCAGGCGGCACGGTAGATGCATTTTTAAATTCTCCCAAGCTCTTGGCAAAAGAAATGCTTCATTATTTGGATGGAACAACGTCACGTTTTCATATCAATCATGTTTGA
- a CDS encoding sigma 54-interacting transcriptional regulator: MTSGYFFNSDKVRVDSRYSRDGGNTMNANTLNKIKEIIEREDITQPLSDEEIARKISVLRETVTNVRNELQIPNSRERKKIAIFHIIEALKQKNSKINAKQVSMELAKHGFDVSISYIHRALTNYETECKLQKAPIGQLQAEKPDIFHHLVGYDRSLKNCIKQAKASVRYPPFGLPTLIIGESGTGKTLFVEYMHKYAMQEKIIAENSPFIALNCADYADNPQLLLSILYGYKKGAFTGADTDTEGLVEKADHNILFLDEIHRLPPKGQEILFSLLDKGTFRRLGETSGERKVRVFFIGATTEDIESTLLTSFRRRIPMIISMPALEHRSVSEKVQLIYSFFQAEANRINSKIFLSKKIIKSFVLKNYQGNIGQIKSEIQVTCANAYIDKINSEKNEIDIGLNEILYNNFFSEDVSVDTYDISELNSLIKDKLLIPQNDPNDKIVEYPMVKETKYAMPEDIYQKIEKKYQELKNLDLTNNEIEKIMWTFIIKNFNMIDFDGNAKYDVNCLDNLKYVVKDTVLALLKEFVLELREKYSQSTINGNIILYLAIHINEAIKRIRFKVEIINPNSVYIRESMKEEYELACQLALKIEDREKIQIPDDEISFMAMYIKKLLEAKQKNNKIGIIVMCHGKIATEMVKVVHELMNVDFPVAIDMPLAVNPSKIFEKTIEIAKILDTGKGILFLVDMGSLVNVGDVIYKRTGIKTRTIDRIDILTVLEAVRKVYVEEKDLDDIYYELVNLKYKFQIVPERKSHKPSAVVTMCLTGRGMAENIQRVLTAKYNNLKIFTLGMVEENLNKKIADLKQQYHIVAIVGTINPGIGGIKFIPFENDFINHNKIFLDYILKPDTAMGIGNIITAEFVLLDFDLTSKQQILERMCVMAFNNGYVKKGYLESVEEREKMNTTYFKGEIAIPHGMSAYVNHSCIVFLRLKEPIVWDTDGRKVKLICMLAIEDHDANIVTELFRVLKQEKKVEALLTAQTPEAFMEVF; the protein is encoded by the coding sequence ATGACGTCGGGATACTTTTTCAATTCGGACAAGGTACGCGTGGATTCAAGATATAGTAGGGATGGTGGAAATACCATGAATGCAAATACCTTAAATAAAATCAAAGAAATTATTGAACGTGAAGATATTACGCAACCCTTGAGCGATGAAGAAATCGCTCGGAAAATTTCTGTATTACGAGAGACGGTGACCAATGTTCGAAATGAATTGCAAATTCCCAATTCAAGAGAGCGAAAGAAAATCGCAATTTTTCATATTATAGAGGCTTTAAAGCAGAAAAACAGCAAAATAAATGCCAAACAAGTAAGCATGGAACTTGCTAAGCATGGTTTTGATGTTTCCATCTCGTATATTCATAGAGCACTTACAAACTATGAGACTGAATGCAAATTGCAAAAAGCTCCAATTGGTCAGTTGCAAGCAGAAAAACCGGATATCTTTCATCATCTGGTTGGCTATGATAGAAGTCTGAAAAATTGTATTAAGCAGGCAAAAGCTTCGGTACGATATCCACCGTTTGGCTTGCCGACACTCATTATAGGAGAAAGCGGAACGGGAAAAACACTGTTTGTTGAATATATGCATAAATATGCCATGCAAGAAAAAATCATTGCTGAAAATAGTCCATTTATCGCATTGAATTGCGCCGATTATGCAGATAATCCACAGTTATTACTTTCTATTTTATATGGTTATAAAAAAGGTGCCTTTACTGGTGCAGATACAGATACAGAAGGATTGGTAGAAAAAGCGGATCATAATATACTTTTTTTGGATGAAATACACAGACTGCCGCCCAAAGGGCAAGAAATTCTTTTTTCACTCTTAGATAAGGGGACATTTAGAAGACTAGGAGAAACCTCTGGAGAAAGAAAAGTTCGCGTTTTTTTCATCGGAGCAACTACGGAGGATATAGAATCAACTTTGCTTACGAGTTTTCGGCGTAGAATTCCGATGATTATTTCAATGCCGGCGCTCGAACATCGTTCTGTCAGTGAGAAGGTACAGTTGATTTATTCTTTTTTTCAGGCAGAGGCAAATCGAATTAATTCTAAAATTTTTTTAAGCAAGAAAATTATCAAATCCTTTGTATTAAAAAACTATCAGGGAAATATCGGTCAGATTAAAAGTGAAATACAAGTCACCTGTGCGAATGCGTATATTGATAAGATCAATTCAGAAAAAAATGAAATTGATATCGGGCTTAATGAAATTTTGTACAATAATTTTTTTAGTGAAGATGTCAGCGTTGATACGTATGATATTTCGGAATTAAATAGCCTAATCAAAGATAAACTTTTAATTCCACAAAACGATCCTAATGACAAAATCGTAGAATATCCGATGGTAAAAGAAACAAAATACGCTATGCCGGAGGATATTTATCAAAAAATAGAAAAAAAATATCAAGAACTTAAAAATTTAGATTTAACAAACAACGAAATTGAAAAAATTATGTGGACGTTTATTATTAAAAATTTTAATATGATAGATTTTGATGGCAATGCGAAATATGATGTAAACTGCCTGGATAATTTGAAATATGTTGTAAAAGATACCGTGCTTGCGCTTCTTAAAGAATTTGTTTTGGAGTTAAGGGAAAAGTATTCGCAAAGCACGATCAATGGCAATATCATCTTGTACTTGGCGATTCATATCAATGAAGCGATCAAGAGGATACGGTTTAAGGTAGAAATTATCAATCCGAATTCTGTGTATATTAGGGAAAGTATGAAAGAAGAATACGAACTAGCCTGTCAGTTGGCTTTAAAAATTGAAGATAGAGAAAAGATTCAGATTCCAGATGATGAAATAAGTTTCATGGCGATGTATATTAAAAAGTTGCTTGAAGCCAAACAAAAAAACAATAAAATAGGAATTATCGTGATGTGTCATGGAAAAATAGCGACAGAGATGGTAAAAGTAGTACATGAACTCATGAATGTGGACTTCCCAGTGGCCATTGATATGCCTCTCGCGGTAAATCCTTCTAAAATATTTGAAAAAACAATCGAGATTGCGAAGATTCTTGATACTGGAAAAGGCATTTTATTCTTAGTAGATATGGGCTCTTTGGTAAATGTCGGCGACGTGATTTATAAAAGAACTGGAATAAAGACGCGTACGATAGATCGTATTGACATTCTCACTGTATTAGAAGCAGTGAGAAAGGTTTATGTAGAAGAGAAAGATCTGGACGATATTTATTATGAGCTGGTGAATTTAAAATATAAGTTTCAAATTGTGCCGGAGCGCAAGTCACATAAGCCGTCGGCAGTTGTTACCATGTGTTTGACGGGGCGGGGAATGGCAGAGAACATTCAGCGTGTTCTGACCGCAAAATACAATAACTTAAAAATTTTTACGCTGGGCATGGTCGAGGAGAATTTAAATAAAAAAATTGCTGATTTGAAGCAGCAATATCATATTGTGGCGATCGTTGGGACAATAAATCCCGGGATCGGAGGAATTAAATTTATTCCGTTTGAAAATGATTTTATCAATCATAATAAGATTTTTCTCGATTATATCTTGAAACCTGACACTGCAATGGGGATTGGCAATATTATAACAGCGGAGTTTGTTTTACTGGATTTTGATCTAACGTCGAAACAACAAATTTTAGAACGAATGTGTGTGATGGCATTTAATAATGGCTACGTGAAAAAGGGATATCTCGAATCTGTAGAAGAACGTGAAAAAATGAATACCACTTATTTTAAAGGTGAGATCGCGATTCCCCATGGGATGTCTGCTTATGTCAATCATTCCTGTATTGTATTTTTACGATTGAAAGAGCCCATTGTCTGGGATACAGATGGTCGAAAAGTGAAGCTCATCTGCATGCTGGCGATCGAGGATCATGATGCCAATATTGTGACAGAATTATTTCGCGTGTTAAAGCAGGAAAAAAAGGTAGAAGCTTTGTTAACCGCGCAGACACCAGAAGCCTTTATGGAGGTTTTTTGA
- a CDS encoding PTS sugar transporter subunit IIA — protein MNRVVDGIYYDVLIAENLNTQEEVIAHIADYLKEKDFVNDQYAAATIARERVFPTGLNTKPIGIAVPHSEAENVLRPAVILCICKNPVEFYTMENNQTKIEAGVIFLLALKGENKHLNYLKNIVNYCKYEENLEALYHVASKEEAQQIFMSKILQLG, from the coding sequence ATGAATCGCGTAGTGGATGGAATTTATTATGATGTATTAATCGCCGAAAATTTAAATACACAAGAAGAAGTAATTGCGCATATTGCGGACTATTTGAAAGAAAAAGATTTTGTAAATGATCAATATGCTGCGGCTACGATTGCTAGAGAGCGTGTGTTTCCTACGGGTTTGAATACAAAGCCGATTGGCATTGCTGTGCCGCATTCGGAAGCTGAAAATGTATTGCGTCCAGCTGTTATTTTGTGTATCTGCAAAAATCCAGTCGAGTTTTATACAATGGAAAATAATCAGACGAAAATAGAGGCAGGCGTTATTTTTTTGCTGGCCTTGAAAGGCGAGAATAAGCATCTAAATTATTTAAAAAATATCGTGAATTATTGTAAGTATGAAGAAAATTTAGAAGCTTTATATCATGTTGCATCTAAGGAAGAAGCGCAGCAAATTTTCATGTCGAAGATCTTGCAGTTAGGTTGA
- a CDS encoding PTS transporter subunit IIC yields MNIVNEVTDILSAFFGFDSSVTIIGLFLIIAAIVKVPFKKAVLGAIKVSIGLQGIMLIVSLIQQAMIGPVNNIIQVYGFSKSVIDIGWGCLSYAFGNTYGYFGVLLFLILNVFLVYIRFTDTLYVDVFNTWRAMLLGGLIGVASNNFWIATLAVIIFLVIDLKAADIAAPYIEKINGFPPGGSWPHGSHFSFQACIAIPLVWLLRRTPVLKDINLNAETIEGKFGILGESTVMGAVVGIFIGALSQIGVMGSLLLGVKMAAAFLLLPKMASILVEGWFPVIRVAKKALTSRLKRDDVRIALDCSTVIGHAAVTPTTLIMYPIALLISLALPGNQMIATVSLIIVLWESAAVNAITEGNIFHNIIVESIIICLFCWGASLMAAPMTALAGTMKYDVAQGTISAWDATGTPLVVLVYQAFGFVFGF; encoded by the coding sequence ATGAATATAGTAAATGAAGTAACTGATATTCTATCCGCTTTTTTTGGATTCGATTCTTCGGTAACCATCATTGGTCTTTTTCTTATCATCGCTGCAATTGTAAAGGTACCGTTTAAAAAGGCGGTGCTTGGTGCGATCAAAGTTTCCATCGGGCTGCAGGGGATTATGCTGATCGTTAGTTTAATCCAGCAGGCGATGATCGGTCCTGTAAACAATATCATTCAAGTATATGGATTTAGTAAAAGTGTGATTGATATCGGGTGGGGCTGTTTAAGTTATGCATTTGGTAATACCTATGGATATTTTGGTGTACTGTTATTTTTGATATTGAATGTATTTTTGGTTTATATAAGATTTACCGATACTTTATATGTAGATGTGTTTAATACTTGGCGGGCGATGTTGTTAGGCGGCTTGATTGGCGTCGCATCCAACAATTTCTGGATTGCTACTTTAGCGGTTATTATATTTTTAGTAATTGATTTAAAAGCAGCCGATATTGCTGCACCGTATATTGAAAAAATCAATGGATTTCCACCAGGTGGATCGTGGCCGCATGGTAGTCATTTCTCATTTCAAGCCTGTATCGCCATTCCTTTAGTTTGGTTGTTGAGAAGAACTCCCGTGCTGAAAGATATTAATTTAAATGCAGAAACAATAGAGGGAAAATTCGGAATATTAGGAGAAAGTACAGTCATGGGGGCTGTCGTCGGAATCTTTATCGGAGCCTTAAGTCAAATCGGCGTTATGGGATCACTTTTATTGGGTGTTAAAATGGCAGCGGCATTTTTACTTTTGCCTAAAATGGCATCCATTCTTGTCGAAGGCTGGTTCCCGGTAATTCGAGTTGCGAAAAAGGCACTTACGAGCAGATTAAAACGCGATGACGTTCGGATTGCCCTGGATTGTTCAACGGTAATTGGTCATGCAGCCGTTACGCCGACAACTTTAATTATGTATCCAATCGCATTATTGATTTCTCTTGCGCTTCCGGGTAATCAAATGATTGCCACCGTGAGTCTCATCATCGTTCTTTGGGAAAGTGCCGCAGTAAACGCAATTACAGAGGGCAATATTTTTCATAATATCATCGTAGAATCCATTATTATTTGTTTATTCTGCTGGGGTGCAAGTTTGATGGCTGCACCAATGACGGCTTTGGCTGGAACGATGAAATATGATGTTGCGCAAGGTACAATCTCTGCTTGGGACGCAACTGGAACTCCGTTAGTCGTACTTGTATATCAAGCGTTTGGTTTTGTATTTGGATTTTAA
- a CDS encoding PTS sugar transporter subunit IIB, with amino-acid sequence MKDNITILCCCGAGICTSNYLKEEIEDRMKAENIKNVKVLICRVTDLEEQIGKADLVVTTVEIKAVEGTPMVRALGIMLDDAAAEKALSEIVSVVKSL; translated from the coding sequence ATGAAAGACAATATTACGATATTATGTTGCTGCGGAGCAGGTATCTGTACGTCAAATTATTTAAAAGAAGAAATTGAAGACAGAATGAAAGCGGAGAACATCAAAAATGTGAAAGTTTTGATCTGCCGTGTTACAGATCTTGAAGAACAGATTGGTAAAGCAGACTTGGTTGTGACGACGGTCGAAATTAAGGCTGTGGAAGGAACGCCTATGGTAAGAGCTTTGGGTATCATGTTAGATGATGCTGCTGCGGAAAAAGCATTGAGTGAGATTGTATCTGTTGTAAAAAGTTTATAA
- a CDS encoding class II fructose-bisphosphate aldolase, translating into MALVNLKTILEDARKNKYAVGAFDVSNLDMAMAVVEVAEELKAPVILMGLKVDLEGDRLTYWTKTLSAMAKKAQVPVCLHLDHATDLDFIKKCIDNGFTSVMFDGSILPLEKNIELTKKVVEYAHKFDVSVEAELGHVGDGIVGNSETGIKKEKTDVFDNPDDFLTDPSEMEYFIQKTGVDALAVAVGTAHGIYVKEPKLHFDRLAVLNEKSSVPMVMHGGSGTPDEAIKKSVALGICKLNIFSEMLTAFFTTLKEELNQKEHMAVWPCTAYAEPLKAMKQVVREKMLLLSSDGKAK; encoded by the coding sequence ATGGCTTTGGTAAATTTGAAGACGATCTTAGAGGATGCAAGAAAAAATAAATATGCAGTTGGGGCCTTTGACGTAAGCAATCTGGATATGGCAATGGCGGTTGTAGAAGTAGCAGAGGAATTGAAAGCGCCGGTTATTTTAATGGGATTAAAGGTAGATTTAGAAGGAGACCGGTTAACCTATTGGACGAAAACTTTAAGTGCTATGGCAAAAAAAGCACAAGTTCCAGTTTGTTTGCATCTAGATCATGCAACAGATCTTGATTTTATAAAAAAATGCATAGATAATGGATTTACCTCAGTTATGTTTGATGGCTCGATTTTGCCATTGGAAAAGAATATAGAATTGACAAAAAAAGTTGTAGAATATGCCCACAAATTTGATGTGTCGGTAGAGGCAGAGCTTGGACATGTTGGAGACGGGATTGTTGGAAATTCTGAGACGGGGATTAAAAAAGAGAAGACGGATGTATTTGACAATCCGGATGACTTTTTGACGGATCCGAGTGAAATGGAATATTTCATTCAAAAGACAGGTGTGGATGCTCTGGCGGTTGCGGTTGGTACGGCACATGGAATTTATGTGAAGGAGCCAAAACTGCACTTTGACAGATTGGCTGTTTTAAATGAAAAATCAAGTGTACCAATGGTTATGCATGGAGGATCGGGAACACCGGATGAGGCAATTAAAAAATCCGTTGCTTTGGGTATTTGTAAATTAAATATATTCTCGGAAATGCTCACAGCTTTTTTCACGACGTTAAAAGAAGAATTGAATCAAAAGGAGCATATGGCGGTGTGGCCTTGTACAGCGTATGCAGAACCTTTAAAAGCGATGAAACAGGTGGTTAGAGAGAAAATGCTACTATTAAGTTCGGATGGCAAAGCGAAATAA
- a CDS encoding glycerol-3-phosphate responsive antiterminator, producing MNMKNDKFIVIPSIRMVKDLSYALTLHNDYVLLSEIHIGNLKSFVDMCHKANKKVVVNAELIGGLNLDKIGIHLLKNLYSVDMVICSSTAKLNMIKGIGLETMHRVTLMDSKSLDDSLKALADSKCDFIEVRPGFYGLKFIEQIKKAKNVPVFLGGFVENIEMIAAAKKAGVIGITTSSKELWRLTTK from the coding sequence ATGAATATGAAAAACGATAAATTTATCGTAATTCCTTCTATTCGAATGGTGAAAGATTTATCGTATGCATTGACACTTCATAATGATTATGTATTATTGAGTGAAATTCATATTGGAAATTTAAAATCATTTGTAGATATGTGCCATAAAGCAAATAAGAAAGTAGTGGTAAATGCTGAATTGATCGGCGGTTTGAATTTGGACAAGATCGGTATACATCTGTTGAAAAATTTGTATTCTGTCGATATGGTGATTTGTTCGAGTACGGCAAAACTGAATATGATCAAGGGCATTGGACTAGAGACTATGCATCGGGTTACGTTAATGGATTCTAAGTCTCTAGATGATTCGTTAAAAGCATTGGCTGATTCAAAGTGTGATTTTATAGAGGTACGTCCGGGATTCTATGGATTAAAATTTATTGAACAAATCAAAAAAGCAAAAAATGTGCCTGTATTTTTAGGCGGTTTCGTAGAAAATATAGAAATGATAGCAGCTGCGAAAAAGGCGGGTGTTATTGGAATTACCACAAGTTCTAAGGAATTGTGGCGATTAACAACAAAATAA